Below is a genomic region from Deltaproteobacteria bacterium.
CAGACCAGATTGTTCAAGACCAAATAGCACCCGCTAATAATCAAGATTTAGAACATGCTGAAGTTAACTTTGATATTTACGCTTCAGAAGATTCGACAACCGAACAATCACAAGCTTTAAATTTTAATGAGGTTAATGGTTTTGGTGGTTTTGAAGACATAAAGGCAGATCTATCTATAGAATCGCTACGGTCATCTCCGACTGCGCCAGCATTGATGGATCAGATTACTGATGAAGTAAAACCAGTCAGCAATAAATCTGGACAAAAGAATGTTTCCTCTGATAATCGTGCAGTATTTGAAAATGATGATATTTCTCTGCCTCCTGCGGCATCCTCAAATAGCAATTTAGCTCGTATTATTTTATTTAGTTTATTAGGTCTCGTTTTACTTAGTTCTATAGGTAGTTCGATATTCGTAATAATGTATTATGGCTCAATCGATGCTGGCATTAATCGAGTTATTGAATTTTTTAAATATTCTGATTCTAAGCCGGTTGCTACTTCTGACACATTAGAAAAGCCAATTGCAAAGAGTGAAGATTCTGCTGTTAAAGCTACAAAAGATACTGCGCCAGATGATGTTGAGCCTACAACTATTGTTACTGCTAGCTCACCACCAACGCCAAGTGAAACAAAGCCACCGAGTCAGACGGTAAGTACATCACATCCATCTCCAATTCTTACTTCTGAAAATGTAAATACGTTGTCATATCGTAACCTTGCTTTAGCAACTAAAATATTAGCTGAAGAATTAGTTAAAAAGAATGACCGCACTCGTGAAGGATTGTTATGGTGGGCATGGTATCGTCTTGCAAATTTTGGTGATAGTGCTGCTTTAAATGCATTACAAAAACGAGCACCCAAACCTAATGATGCAGCTGTTCGGGGTGAATTAGCTGTGGGTGCTGTGGGTGGTTTGCTGCTTCTTTCTGGCAAAATTAAACCTGCGCGTAAATTAGTAGAGAAACTGTTACGGCGACAATATCGTAATAGTGTTGTTTTAGGGTTAGTGGCAGCGCGCACTTATCTAAAGCCGCGCGAAGCCAATAAAGCACAAAAATATCTTAGTGCAATTATCAAAAAGTCGCCTGGTTTTATTGATGCAAGTTTAATGTTTGCTAAAATCAAGCTGCAAAAACCAAAAACAGCTCAAGCAGCAATCGAAATGTTAAGTGCAATAGCCTTAAACGCTGACCCAGCAATTTCGTTAGAAGTTGCAATTACCTTAATTTATGCTGGGTATTATGAAGCAGCAGATAAAATTGCCATTACATGGAATATAAAAGATGTTGCAAATATCCCAGCCTCAAAAAGAAATCTGTTTTTGCGGCTTTTATCTCATCGATTTATTCGTGAGGTAGACTTTACGAATGCTCGTTCTGTAATCCACGAGCAATTGAAAGATAATCCTAATGATGCTACAGCAATTATAGAACTGCAATGGAGTAACATTGATGCCAATTATGATTTAGCTCAGAAAGAATTATTAAAAGCTAGCAAACAATTGAGTAATCCAGAGGATATTGCAAGAGTAGCGGTTGCTCGAGCTCGTATTTTTTTACTTAATAATAACATTAATAAAGCTGCAGCGGCGCTTGCAGAATCTGCCAACAATCCAGCAGCTACCGCTTGGATTAAATATGGACAAGGTTTGGTAGCGATACAACAAAAACAAAAAAAACAAGCCATTGCGGCGTTTAAAATGGCTACTAAAGGTCGACCTGGTTTTATTGAACCGCAGGTAGAACTAGCTAAATTAACTCTTAGCGGCAAACGATTAGACGCTAAGTTAAAAGTATTAAATAAAGCCGGAAACACTGGGGCCGCAAGTTACGCTTTAGCACAGTTACAAATACAGAAGGGTAGTGCTGCAACTGCTGCCAAACTTTTTGATAAGGCACTTTGGCTTGAACCCACTGTTACTAGTTACTCTAAATTAATTTCTTTATGGATAGAATCTTTAGAAAGCGCGGGACAAAAAACACGAGCACAAGATGTTTTGCAAAAGATAATTCAAAAGCAATCAAAAGATGAATCTGCACTTCTATTGATATTGAACATAGCCAAGCGGGCAAATAATGTTGAACAAATAGTTGAAATTCGTAAGGCATTACTAGATTTAGCACCAGA
It encodes:
- a CDS encoding zinc-ribbon domain-containing protein, coding for MITICQNCKAEYDLDEQKVPTAGGFFKCRSCGERISLSTHESIPVPLPPSLETTAPFSNMEESPDESTSTSESAFEVEMPSQLETPLPTPFDAPLPTPIATPAPAPIEPEQPTSQELFPIPPAGDLFSTSLLESPPNSAVIDPITPPFVASPESLLDAETEADSSNESQLDDAFPITDESKDYNNDSNPEFDDFTAPDIKVELPSPPSESSEFSTVEISPEQATPEENSSPYTAAAEFVASDFTNDVSPTMTTEQQGSVASPQSPYQMEHNEYEFMNDLPTPAIDSTNYESQNQDNQPPPITSTQQSNIAEPITSRTYSAEDFEDLPAPIPTESESVTRLDDLYLSTVDKQNTFNSYSQDLPTPLIEAKSASENIDEIQEIDSDDLLEIDEVTEVTAEEAITTATTSTTPNIDSAPDQIVQDQIAPANNQDLEHAEVNFDIYASEDSTTEQSQALNFNEVNGFGGFEDIKADLSIESLRSSPTAPALMDQITDEVKPVSNKSGQKNVSSDNRAVFENDDISLPPAASSNSNLARIILFSLLGLVLLSSIGSSIFVIMYYGSIDAGINRVIEFFKYSDSKPVATSDTLEKPIAKSEDSAVKATKDTAPDDVEPTTIVTASSPPTPSETKPPSQTVSTSHPSPILTSENVNTLSYRNLALATKILAEELVKKNDRTREGLLWWAWYRLANFGDSAALNALQKRAPKPNDAAVRGELAVGAVGGLLLLSGKIKPARKLVEKLLRRQYRNSVVLGLVAARTYLKPREANKAQKYLSAIIKKSPGFIDASLMFAKIKLQKPKTAQAAIEMLSAIALNADPAISLEVAITLIYAGYYEAADKIAITWNIKDVANIPASKRNLFLRLLSHRFIREVDFTNARSVIHEQLKDNPNDATAIIELQWSNIDANYDLAQKELLKASKQLSNPEDIARVAVARARIFLLNNNINKAAAALAESANNPAATAWIKYGQGLVAIQQKQKKQAIAAFKMATKGRPGFIEPQVELAKLTLSGKRLDAKLKVLNKAGNTGAASYALAQLQIQKGSAATAAKLFDKALWLEPTVTSYSKLISLWIESLESAGQKTRAQDVLQKIIQKQSKDESALLLILNIAKRANNVEQIVEIRKALLDLAPDDIDRTIDLARAFMSAKNTQKAESILTILQQKEGNQKNPAIILELGRLRIDSDPVKARILMQESIDLKPSFAAYVALADLEAKLGRADEAYEAYHKALALNPDSIEIHYSLIRMMMQKRAFKDAIVELKRLLKADPKNVKAHEMLADTMLELNDAKAAVSEYTNAINAGGDNPDVLMKLARTQLQQLGMIAPAVKTLRRIIQLDAKYAIAYYYLGLALKDLGKVREARVALKSYLSLAEHGEFAKDAQRLLDDLERM